In a genomic window of Wyeomyia smithii strain HCP4-BCI-WySm-NY-G18 chromosome 1, ASM2978416v1, whole genome shotgun sequence:
- the LOC129717759 gene encoding uncharacterized protein LOC129717759 isoform X2 translates to MVVDVAISRLDNTTPFGFKLVGGADFDVPLQVVKIVPGSIAEAVGVRVGDVVARINEIPTNNLSYYDAHQLLACAGNSFVLGIVRAHEVPAQQRAVKENTPCGEVEYINTSPKPFWTPSTNRTQTSEESEIEARISDAPITDEQIAEILSGEAEVLKQHNVIGVNFKKMIPSSGVFKQSEVFKTLNNELVQGEEKRHTTFMQKPARPPPKTREERLRELNPPAERYQVRIVKQPKPKIAPDYKPPKSPEPIPEPEPIPMYDEYLTERVEVEVDTIKTLESEPVMQSTGNSGSLDPSSVDSDIYPEGFPDPTFDSENNVDNTSHTIVGNGSGPASEPEEDSETSEEFREQLENVQKQLEALSSLPITIQATIAALTEQLSALAQPKRKSKSVTPRPEEGSAAINLESSAEPSSAIIPEVSESFEVTEYCKTETEQSIGEQSASSDEGEHIIYTDEQLEALQQKMKEHDIEWTDRNDKSSEESSQLGTAEGDTRTAVQDELKLQVVKKKKKTVSAFGPLTPQERPIFLPGGRKWRNAKDAFNEQFIAEVISSQAELIQGTTLGVNFLKYQKPEKDLSFIKNSDVYKLIHDQDPPKTGIELRPEMVLAEEDVRKVMHDETIFQPRKSRVFLYQN, encoded by the exons ATGGTGGTGGATGTGGCGATCTCCAGATTGGATAACACAACTCCTTTTGGGTTCAAATTGGTGGGCGGAGCCGACTTCGATGTTCCTTTGCAAGTTGTaaaa ATCGTACCCGGAAGTATCGCCGAAGCGGTCGGTGTTCGCGTCGGTGACGTGGTGGCACGCATCAACGAGATACCGACCAACAACCTTTCGTACTATGACGCCCATCAGCTGTTGGCTTGCGCCGGAAATTCGTTCGTGCTTGGAATCGTGAG AGCACATGAGGTTCCAGCGCAGCAACGCGCTGTTAAAGAAAATACTCCATGTGGCGAGGTTGAGTACATCAACACGTCACCGAAGCCTTTCTGGACACCATCTACAAACCGAACTCAAACCAGCGAAGAGTCCGAAATCGAAGCGAGGATCTCTGATGCTCCAATTACCGATGAACAGATTGCGGAGATTCTATCTGGTGAAGCCGAAGTACTTAAGCAGCACAATGTAATTGG TGTCAACTTTAAAAAGATGATTCCGTCGTCGGGTGTTTTCAAGCAGAGCGAAGTGTTCAAAACACTCAACAACGAGCTTGTTCAAGGTGAAGAAAAGAGACATACTACCTTCATGCAAAAACCGGCACGCCCTCCACCGAAAACTCGCGAGGAGCGCCTGCGCGAGTTGAATCCACCAGCGGAACGCTATCAGGTACGAATCGTGAAACAACCGAAGCCGAAGATTGCACCCGACTACAAGCCACCCAAATCGCCG GAGCCAATTCCTGAGCCAGAACCCATTCCCATGTACGACGAATACTTAACTGAAAGGGTAGAAGTTGAGGTGGACACCATCAAGACACTGGAATCGGAACCCGTCATGCAGAGTACAGGTAACAGTGGTTCCCTCGATCCTAGCTCCGTCGATTCCGATATCTACCCGGAAGGGTTCCCCGATCCCACCTTCGATTCAGAGAACAATGTTGATAACACGAGCCATACGATAGTAGGTAATGGCAGTGGTCCTGCAAGTGAGCCAGAGGAAGATTCTGAAACATCGGAAGAATTCCGCGAGCAACTGGAGAACGTCCAGAAGCAATTGGAAGCCCTATCAAGCCTTCCGATCACTATTCAAGCCACAATTGCTGCGTTGACAGAGCAGTTATCTGCTTTGGCGCAACCCAAGCGAAAGTCGAAGTCCGTTACCCCTCGCCCGGAAG AAGGGTCAGCAGCgatcaatttagaaagtagtgcCGAACCATCTTCGGCAATCATTCCGGAAGTATCAGAATCGTTCGAGGTTACAGAATACTgcaaaactgaaactgaacagtCAATCGGGGAACAGTCCGCTAGCTCTGACGAAGGTGAACACATCATCTACACGGACGAACAGTTGGAAGCGTTGCAGCAGAAGATGAAGGAACACGACATCGAGTGGACCGATCGGAACGACAAG AGTTCGGAAGAATCGTCCCAGTTGGGTACAGCCGAGGGTGACACCCGAACAGCGGTTCAGGACGAACTTAAGCTGCAGGTCgtcaaaaagaagaagaagaccgtAAGTGCTTTCGGTCCATTGACTCCGCAGGAGCGACCCATCTTCCTACCCGGTGGTCGCAAGTGGCGCAATGCCAAGGATGCCTTCAATGAGCAGTTCATCGCCGAGGTGATCAGCTCACAGGCCGAACTGATCCAAGGCACTACGTTGGG GGTTAACTTCCTCAAGTACCAAAAGCCGGAGAAAGACCTTAGTTTCATAAAAAATAGTGACGTGTACAAGCTGATCCACGACCAGGACCCTCCAAAGACCGGCATCGAGTTACGCCCCGAGATGGTGCTGGCCGAGGAAGATGTGCGAAAGGTAATGCATGACGAAACCATATTCCAACCCCGCAAATCTCGGGTATTCTTGTACCAAAATTGA
- the LOC129717759 gene encoding uncharacterized protein LOC129717759 isoform X9, protein MVVDVAISRLDNTTPFGFKLVGGADFDVPLQVVKIVPGSIAEAVGVRVGDVVARINEIPTNNLSYYDAHQLLACAGNSFVLGIVRAHEVPAQQRAVKENTPCGEVEYINTSPKPFWTPSTNRTQTSEESEIEARISDAPITDEQIAEILSGEAEVLKQHNVIGVNFKKMIPSSGVFKQSEVFKTLNNELVQGEEKRHTTFMQKPARPPPKTREERLRELNPPAERYQVRIVKQPKPKIAPDYKPPKSPEPIPEPEPIPMYDEYLTERVEVEVDTIKTLESEPVMQSTGNSGSLDPSSVDSDIYPEGFPDPTFDSENNVDNTSHTIVGNGSGPASEPEEDSETSEEFREQLENVQKQLEALSSLPITIQATIAALTEQLSALAQPKRKSKSVTPRPEEGSAAINLESSAEPSSAIIPEVSESFEVTEYCKTETEQSIGEQSASSDEGEHIIYTDEQLEALQQKMKEHDIEWTDRNDKVKFWNYYWAESKNKKPKVYRYVLALYPCCPRSHLSLTVSVFSRTTSKKFSNCEVLVEKFEQELFKKG, encoded by the exons ATGGTGGTGGATGTGGCGATCTCCAGATTGGATAACACAACTCCTTTTGGGTTCAAATTGGTGGGCGGAGCCGACTTCGATGTTCCTTTGCAAGTTGTaaaa ATCGTACCCGGAAGTATCGCCGAAGCGGTCGGTGTTCGCGTCGGTGACGTGGTGGCACGCATCAACGAGATACCGACCAACAACCTTTCGTACTATGACGCCCATCAGCTGTTGGCTTGCGCCGGAAATTCGTTCGTGCTTGGAATCGTGAG AGCACATGAGGTTCCAGCGCAGCAACGCGCTGTTAAAGAAAATACTCCATGTGGCGAGGTTGAGTACATCAACACGTCACCGAAGCCTTTCTGGACACCATCTACAAACCGAACTCAAACCAGCGAAGAGTCCGAAATCGAAGCGAGGATCTCTGATGCTCCAATTACCGATGAACAGATTGCGGAGATTCTATCTGGTGAAGCCGAAGTACTTAAGCAGCACAATGTAATTGG TGTCAACTTTAAAAAGATGATTCCGTCGTCGGGTGTTTTCAAGCAGAGCGAAGTGTTCAAAACACTCAACAACGAGCTTGTTCAAGGTGAAGAAAAGAGACATACTACCTTCATGCAAAAACCGGCACGCCCTCCACCGAAAACTCGCGAGGAGCGCCTGCGCGAGTTGAATCCACCAGCGGAACGCTATCAGGTACGAATCGTGAAACAACCGAAGCCGAAGATTGCACCCGACTACAAGCCACCCAAATCGCCG GAGCCAATTCCTGAGCCAGAACCCATTCCCATGTACGACGAATACTTAACTGAAAGGGTAGAAGTTGAGGTGGACACCATCAAGACACTGGAATCGGAACCCGTCATGCAGAGTACAGGTAACAGTGGTTCCCTCGATCCTAGCTCCGTCGATTCCGATATCTACCCGGAAGGGTTCCCCGATCCCACCTTCGATTCAGAGAACAATGTTGATAACACGAGCCATACGATAGTAGGTAATGGCAGTGGTCCTGCAAGTGAGCCAGAGGAAGATTCTGAAACATCGGAAGAATTCCGCGAGCAACTGGAGAACGTCCAGAAGCAATTGGAAGCCCTATCAAGCCTTCCGATCACTATTCAAGCCACAATTGCTGCGTTGACAGAGCAGTTATCTGCTTTGGCGCAACCCAAGCGAAAGTCGAAGTCCGTTACCCCTCGCCCGGAAG AAGGGTCAGCAGCgatcaatttagaaagtagtgcCGAACCATCTTCGGCAATCATTCCGGAAGTATCAGAATCGTTCGAGGTTACAGAATACTgcaaaactgaaactgaacagtCAATCGGGGAACAGTCCGCTAGCTCTGACGAAGGTGAACACATCATCTACACGGACGAACAGTTGGAAGCGTTGCAGCAGAAGATGAAGGAACACGACATCGAGTGGACCGATCGGAACGACAAG GTGAAATTCTGGAACTACTACTGGGCAGAGAGTAAGAATAAGAAACCCAAGGTGTATCGGTACGTACTCGCCTTGTATCCGTGTTGTCCTCGTTCGCATTTGAGCCTAACTGTTTCCGTTTTTTCAAGAACTACTTCGAAAAAGTTCTCAAACTGTGAAGTTTTGGTCGAAAAGTTCGAGCAAgagctgttcaagaag GGTTAA
- the LOC129717759 gene encoding uncharacterized protein LOC129717759 isoform X10, which translates to MVVDVAISRLDNTTPFGFKLVGGADFDVPLQVVKIVPGSIAEAVGVRVGDVVARINEIPTNNLSYYDAHQLLACAGNSFVLGIVRAHEVPAQQRAVKENTPCGEVEYINTSPKPFWTPSTNRTQTSEESEIEARISDAPITDEQIAEILSGEAEVLKQHNVIGVNFKKMIPSSGVFKQSEVFKTLNNELVQGEEKRHTTFMQKPARPPPKTREERLRELNPPAERYQVRIVKQPKPKIAPDYKPPKSPEPIPEPEPIPMYDEYLTERVEVEVDTIKTLESEPVMQSTGNSGSLDPSSVDSDIYPEGFPDPTFDSENNVDNTSHTIVGNGSGPASEPEEDSETSEEFREQLENVQKQLEALSSLPITIQATIAALTEQLSALAQPKRKSKSVTPRPEEGSAAINLESSAEPSSAIIPEVSESFEVTEYCKTETEQSIGEQSASSDEGEHIIYTDEQLEALQQKMKEHDIEWTDRNDKVKFWNYYWAESKNKKPKVYRTTSKKFSNCEVLVEKFEQELFKKG; encoded by the exons ATGGTGGTGGATGTGGCGATCTCCAGATTGGATAACACAACTCCTTTTGGGTTCAAATTGGTGGGCGGAGCCGACTTCGATGTTCCTTTGCAAGTTGTaaaa ATCGTACCCGGAAGTATCGCCGAAGCGGTCGGTGTTCGCGTCGGTGACGTGGTGGCACGCATCAACGAGATACCGACCAACAACCTTTCGTACTATGACGCCCATCAGCTGTTGGCTTGCGCCGGAAATTCGTTCGTGCTTGGAATCGTGAG AGCACATGAGGTTCCAGCGCAGCAACGCGCTGTTAAAGAAAATACTCCATGTGGCGAGGTTGAGTACATCAACACGTCACCGAAGCCTTTCTGGACACCATCTACAAACCGAACTCAAACCAGCGAAGAGTCCGAAATCGAAGCGAGGATCTCTGATGCTCCAATTACCGATGAACAGATTGCGGAGATTCTATCTGGTGAAGCCGAAGTACTTAAGCAGCACAATGTAATTGG TGTCAACTTTAAAAAGATGATTCCGTCGTCGGGTGTTTTCAAGCAGAGCGAAGTGTTCAAAACACTCAACAACGAGCTTGTTCAAGGTGAAGAAAAGAGACATACTACCTTCATGCAAAAACCGGCACGCCCTCCACCGAAAACTCGCGAGGAGCGCCTGCGCGAGTTGAATCCACCAGCGGAACGCTATCAGGTACGAATCGTGAAACAACCGAAGCCGAAGATTGCACCCGACTACAAGCCACCCAAATCGCCG GAGCCAATTCCTGAGCCAGAACCCATTCCCATGTACGACGAATACTTAACTGAAAGGGTAGAAGTTGAGGTGGACACCATCAAGACACTGGAATCGGAACCCGTCATGCAGAGTACAGGTAACAGTGGTTCCCTCGATCCTAGCTCCGTCGATTCCGATATCTACCCGGAAGGGTTCCCCGATCCCACCTTCGATTCAGAGAACAATGTTGATAACACGAGCCATACGATAGTAGGTAATGGCAGTGGTCCTGCAAGTGAGCCAGAGGAAGATTCTGAAACATCGGAAGAATTCCGCGAGCAACTGGAGAACGTCCAGAAGCAATTGGAAGCCCTATCAAGCCTTCCGATCACTATTCAAGCCACAATTGCTGCGTTGACAGAGCAGTTATCTGCTTTGGCGCAACCCAAGCGAAAGTCGAAGTCCGTTACCCCTCGCCCGGAAG AAGGGTCAGCAGCgatcaatttagaaagtagtgcCGAACCATCTTCGGCAATCATTCCGGAAGTATCAGAATCGTTCGAGGTTACAGAATACTgcaaaactgaaactgaacagtCAATCGGGGAACAGTCCGCTAGCTCTGACGAAGGTGAACACATCATCTACACGGACGAACAGTTGGAAGCGTTGCAGCAGAAGATGAAGGAACACGACATCGAGTGGACCGATCGGAACGACAAG GTGAAATTCTGGAACTACTACTGGGCAGAGAGTAAGAATAAGAAACCCAAGGTGTATCG AACTACTTCGAAAAAGTTCTCAAACTGTGAAGTTTTGGTCGAAAAGTTCGAGCAAgagctgttcaagaag GGTTAA
- the LOC129717759 gene encoding uncharacterized protein LOC129717759 isoform X8 — translation MVVDVAISRLDNTTPFGFKLVGGADFDVPLQVVKIVPGSIAEAVGVRVGDVVARINEIPTNNLSYYDAHQLLACAGNSFVLGIVRAHEVPAQQRAVKENTPCGEVEYINTSPKPFWTPSTNRTQTSEESEIEARISDAPITDEQIAEILSGEAEVLKQHNVIGVNFKKMIPSSGVFKQSEVFKTLNNELVQGEEKRHTTFMQKPARPPPKTREERLRELNPPAERYQVRIVKQPKPKIAPDYKPPKSPEPIPEPEPIPMYDEYLTERVEVEVDTIKTLESEPVMQSTGNSGSLDPSSVDSDIYPEGFPDPTFDSENNVDNTSHTIVGNGSGPASEPEEDSETSEEFREQLENVQKQLEALSSLPITIQATIAALTEQLSALAQPKRKSKSVTPRPEEGSAAINLESSAEPSSAIIPEVSESFEVTEYCKTETEQSIGEQSASSDEGEHIIYTDEQLEALQQKMKEHDIEWTDRNDKSSEESSQLGTAEGDTRTAVQDELKLQVVKKKKKTVSAFGPLTPQERPIFLPGGRKWRNAKDAFNEQFIAEVISSQAELIQGTTLGHFYESPHLGYDDR, via the exons ATGGTGGTGGATGTGGCGATCTCCAGATTGGATAACACAACTCCTTTTGGGTTCAAATTGGTGGGCGGAGCCGACTTCGATGTTCCTTTGCAAGTTGTaaaa ATCGTACCCGGAAGTATCGCCGAAGCGGTCGGTGTTCGCGTCGGTGACGTGGTGGCACGCATCAACGAGATACCGACCAACAACCTTTCGTACTATGACGCCCATCAGCTGTTGGCTTGCGCCGGAAATTCGTTCGTGCTTGGAATCGTGAG AGCACATGAGGTTCCAGCGCAGCAACGCGCTGTTAAAGAAAATACTCCATGTGGCGAGGTTGAGTACATCAACACGTCACCGAAGCCTTTCTGGACACCATCTACAAACCGAACTCAAACCAGCGAAGAGTCCGAAATCGAAGCGAGGATCTCTGATGCTCCAATTACCGATGAACAGATTGCGGAGATTCTATCTGGTGAAGCCGAAGTACTTAAGCAGCACAATGTAATTGG TGTCAACTTTAAAAAGATGATTCCGTCGTCGGGTGTTTTCAAGCAGAGCGAAGTGTTCAAAACACTCAACAACGAGCTTGTTCAAGGTGAAGAAAAGAGACATACTACCTTCATGCAAAAACCGGCACGCCCTCCACCGAAAACTCGCGAGGAGCGCCTGCGCGAGTTGAATCCACCAGCGGAACGCTATCAGGTACGAATCGTGAAACAACCGAAGCCGAAGATTGCACCCGACTACAAGCCACCCAAATCGCCG GAGCCAATTCCTGAGCCAGAACCCATTCCCATGTACGACGAATACTTAACTGAAAGGGTAGAAGTTGAGGTGGACACCATCAAGACACTGGAATCGGAACCCGTCATGCAGAGTACAGGTAACAGTGGTTCCCTCGATCCTAGCTCCGTCGATTCCGATATCTACCCGGAAGGGTTCCCCGATCCCACCTTCGATTCAGAGAACAATGTTGATAACACGAGCCATACGATAGTAGGTAATGGCAGTGGTCCTGCAAGTGAGCCAGAGGAAGATTCTGAAACATCGGAAGAATTCCGCGAGCAACTGGAGAACGTCCAGAAGCAATTGGAAGCCCTATCAAGCCTTCCGATCACTATTCAAGCCACAATTGCTGCGTTGACAGAGCAGTTATCTGCTTTGGCGCAACCCAAGCGAAAGTCGAAGTCCGTTACCCCTCGCCCGGAAG AAGGGTCAGCAGCgatcaatttagaaagtagtgcCGAACCATCTTCGGCAATCATTCCGGAAGTATCAGAATCGTTCGAGGTTACAGAATACTgcaaaactgaaactgaacagtCAATCGGGGAACAGTCCGCTAGCTCTGACGAAGGTGAACACATCATCTACACGGACGAACAGTTGGAAGCGTTGCAGCAGAAGATGAAGGAACACGACATCGAGTGGACCGATCGGAACGACAAG AGTTCGGAAGAATCGTCCCAGTTGGGTACAGCCGAGGGTGACACCCGAACAGCGGTTCAGGACGAACTTAAGCTGCAGGTCgtcaaaaagaagaagaagaccgtAAGTGCTTTCGGTCCATTGACTCCGCAGGAGCGACCCATCTTCCTACCCGGTGGTCGCAAGTGGCGCAATGCCAAGGATGCCTTCAATGAGCAGTTCATCGCCGAGGTGATCAGCTCACAGGCCGAACTGATCCAAGGCACTACGTTGGG GCACTTTTACGAAAGTCCACATCTGGGCTATGACGACAG GTGA
- the LOC129717759 gene encoding uncharacterized protein LOC129717759 isoform X7 translates to MVVDVAISRLDNTTPFGFKLVGGADFDVPLQVVKIVPGSIAEAVGVRVGDVVARINEIPTNNLSYYDAHQLLACAGNSFVLGIVRAHEVPAQQRAVKENTPCGEVEYINTSPKPFWTPSTNRTQTSEESEIEARISDAPITDEQIAEILSGEAEVLKQHNVIGVNFKKMIPSSGVFKQSEVFKTLNNELVQGEEKRHTTFMQKPARPPPKTREERLRELNPPAERYQVRIVKQPKPKIAPDYKPPKSPEPIPEPEPIPMYDEYLTERVEVEVDTIKTLESEPVMQSTGNSGSLDPSSVDSDIYPEGFPDPTFDSENNVDNTSHTIVGNGSGPASEPEEDSETSEEFREQLENVQKQLEALSSLPITIQATIAALTEQLSALAQPKRKSKSVTPRPEEGSAAINLESSAEPSSAIIPEVSESFEVTEYCKTETEQSIGEQSASSDEGEHIIYTDEQLEALQQKMKEHDIEWTDRNDKKPKYQTVDWAIKSRMCFLILFDEEEIEYITLPLKIKPPPTQHVQGQQTQLINENAQPLKESSESATDANTEQSTQETTQEEPKIPTIEAAGTIFYQIA, encoded by the exons ATGGTGGTGGATGTGGCGATCTCCAGATTGGATAACACAACTCCTTTTGGGTTCAAATTGGTGGGCGGAGCCGACTTCGATGTTCCTTTGCAAGTTGTaaaa ATCGTACCCGGAAGTATCGCCGAAGCGGTCGGTGTTCGCGTCGGTGACGTGGTGGCACGCATCAACGAGATACCGACCAACAACCTTTCGTACTATGACGCCCATCAGCTGTTGGCTTGCGCCGGAAATTCGTTCGTGCTTGGAATCGTGAG AGCACATGAGGTTCCAGCGCAGCAACGCGCTGTTAAAGAAAATACTCCATGTGGCGAGGTTGAGTACATCAACACGTCACCGAAGCCTTTCTGGACACCATCTACAAACCGAACTCAAACCAGCGAAGAGTCCGAAATCGAAGCGAGGATCTCTGATGCTCCAATTACCGATGAACAGATTGCGGAGATTCTATCTGGTGAAGCCGAAGTACTTAAGCAGCACAATGTAATTGG TGTCAACTTTAAAAAGATGATTCCGTCGTCGGGTGTTTTCAAGCAGAGCGAAGTGTTCAAAACACTCAACAACGAGCTTGTTCAAGGTGAAGAAAAGAGACATACTACCTTCATGCAAAAACCGGCACGCCCTCCACCGAAAACTCGCGAGGAGCGCCTGCGCGAGTTGAATCCACCAGCGGAACGCTATCAGGTACGAATCGTGAAACAACCGAAGCCGAAGATTGCACCCGACTACAAGCCACCCAAATCGCCG GAGCCAATTCCTGAGCCAGAACCCATTCCCATGTACGACGAATACTTAACTGAAAGGGTAGAAGTTGAGGTGGACACCATCAAGACACTGGAATCGGAACCCGTCATGCAGAGTACAGGTAACAGTGGTTCCCTCGATCCTAGCTCCGTCGATTCCGATATCTACCCGGAAGGGTTCCCCGATCCCACCTTCGATTCAGAGAACAATGTTGATAACACGAGCCATACGATAGTAGGTAATGGCAGTGGTCCTGCAAGTGAGCCAGAGGAAGATTCTGAAACATCGGAAGAATTCCGCGAGCAACTGGAGAACGTCCAGAAGCAATTGGAAGCCCTATCAAGCCTTCCGATCACTATTCAAGCCACAATTGCTGCGTTGACAGAGCAGTTATCTGCTTTGGCGCAACCCAAGCGAAAGTCGAAGTCCGTTACCCCTCGCCCGGAAG AAGGGTCAGCAGCgatcaatttagaaagtagtgcCGAACCATCTTCGGCAATCATTCCGGAAGTATCAGAATCGTTCGAGGTTACAGAATACTgcaaaactgaaactgaacagtCAATCGGGGAACAGTCCGCTAGCTCTGACGAAGGTGAACACATCATCTACACGGACGAACAGTTGGAAGCGTTGCAGCAGAAGATGAAGGAACACGACATCGAGTGGACCGATCGGAACGACAAG AAACCAAAGTACCAGACAGTGGACTGGGCCATTAAATCTCGGATGTGCTTCCTGATATTATTTGATGAAGAGGAAATAGAGTACATTACGTTACCCCTTAAAATAAAACCTCCACCGACTCAACATGTCCAAGGACAGCAGACACAACTGATAAACGAGAATGCTCAGCCTCTCAAAGAATCTTCAGAATCAGCAACAGATGCAAACACTGAACAATCCACGCAGGAAACAACACAAGAAGAACCCAAAATACCGACCATTGAAGCAGCAGGAACAATATTCTACCAAATAGCTTAG